One genomic window of Osmia bicornis bicornis chromosome 5, iOsmBic2.1, whole genome shotgun sequence includes the following:
- the LOC114882179 gene encoding gamma-gliadin-like — protein sequence MDKVSGEYRIPKVKRGPKESEVPKKPEEPRQPEPRQTEPRQPEPRQPEPQRLEPQRLEPQRLEPQRLEPQRPESQRPEPQQPESELLQLQQQLQQLHLQQQNPLLLQFQQRLLQLELQRQPQQPQYIPYQPQPAQPQPHQPQPAQPKPYQPQSDQHQAGYTGF from the exons ATGGATAAAGTTTCAGGCGAGTACCGAATTCCCA AGGTCAAAAGAGGTCCGAAAGAATCGGAGGTTCCGAAAAAACCGGAGGAACCCCGACAACCGGAACCCCGACAAACGGAACCCCGACAACCGGAACCCCGACAACCAGAACCTCAGCGGCTGGAGCCCCAGCGGCTGGAGCCCCAGCGGCTGGAGCCCCAGCGGCTGGAGCCCCAGCGGCCGGAGTCCCAGCGGCCGGAGCCCCAGCAGCCGGAGTCAGAGCTGTTGCAATTGCAACAACAATTGCAGCAGCTCCATTTGCAGCAGCAGAATCCGCTGCTGCTGCAATTCCAGCAGCGTTTGCTGCAGCTGGAGCTGCAACGGCAGCCGCAGCAACCGCAGTATATC ccTTACCAGCCGCAGCCGGCCCAGCCGCAACCTCACCAGCCGCAGCCGGCCCAGCCAAAACCTTACCAGCCGCAGTCGGACCAGCATCAAGCTGGATATACT GGATTTTGA